From the genome of bacterium, one region includes:
- a CDS encoding DUF1385 domain-containing protein, with the protein MTNNPTDSSVNRQHMSTELAMGGQALIEGVMMRSPHRVAMAARTPDGGIALRAYPYRPITRRNKFLGLPILRGAIGMVEAMKVGVDALNWSADKSTPADENAKPASFKDKLLGALSTVLAISLGVGIFLYLPYVLARVVVGGEENQIPFHLIAGGGRVIALIGYMWIISKFKDIFRVFQYHGSEHKTIFAYEQGQKLEPAQVLKQTRFHPRCGTSFLLIVAILAIIFFVVVDSIVVALWGPYRNAATRLLAHLPLIPLVAGVSFEFLKFSAKHVRNPFINALIQPGLWLQRITTKEPEAPMCEVAICALEEALRDPQDNVEVETVFPPGTRPHSRAAAPLAAMF; encoded by the coding sequence ATGACCAATAATCCCACAGATTCGTCCGTCAACCGCCAGCACATGTCCACCGAACTGGCCATGGGCGGTCAGGCCCTGATCGAGGGCGTCATGATGCGCAGCCCGCACCGCGTCGCCATGGCCGCCCGCACGCCGGACGGCGGCATCGCCCTCCGGGCCTACCCCTATCGGCCCATCACCCGGCGCAATAAGTTCCTCGGCCTGCCCATCCTCAGAGGGGCTATCGGCATGGTCGAGGCCATGAAAGTCGGGGTGGACGCCCTGAACTGGTCGGCCGACAAATCCACACCCGCCGATGAAAATGCCAAGCCCGCCTCGTTCAAGGACAAGCTGCTCGGCGCGCTTTCTACGGTGCTCGCGATCAGCCTGGGCGTCGGTATCTTTCTATACCTGCCGTACGTCCTGGCTCGCGTGGTCGTAGGCGGGGAAGAGAACCAGATTCCCTTCCACCTGATCGCCGGCGGCGGACGGGTGATTGCCCTGATCGGCTATATGTGGATTATCTCGAAGTTCAAAGACATCTTTCGCGTCTTCCAGTATCACGGTTCCGAACACAAGACGATCTTCGCCTACGAACAGGGCCAGAAGCTCGAACCGGCCCAAGTCTTGAAGCAGACGCGCTTCCACCCGCGCTGTGGGACGAGTTTCCTGCTGATCGTGGCCATTCTCGCGATTATCTTCTTCGTGGTCGTAGACTCGATTGTAGTGGCACTGTGGGGACCCTACCGCAACGCCGCCACGCGCTTGTTGGCCCATCTGCCGCTGATTCCGCTGGTGGCCGGGGTGTCCTTCGAATTCCTGAAGTTTTCGGCCAAGCACGTCCGCAACCCGTTCATCAACGCCCTGATCCAGCCCGGCCTGTGGCTGCAGCGGATCACGACCAAGGAGCCCGAGGCTCCGATGTGCGAGGTGGCCATTTGTGCCCTGGAAGAGGCTCTGCGCGACCCGCAGGACAATGTTGAGGTCGAGACCGTCTTTCCGCCCGGCACGCGCCCCCATTCGCGGGCTGCGGCTCCTCTGGCCGCGATGTTCTAA
- the rpmE gene encoding 50S ribosomal protein L31 produces the protein MKPDIHPAYHLVTIECACGNSFQTRASRNENPWKVEICNACHPFFTGQQKLLDTAGRVDKFRKKYQKFATK, from the coding sequence ATGAAGCCTGACATCCATCCCGCTTATCACCTTGTTACCATTGAATGTGCGTGCGGAAACTCGTTCCAGACACGTGCGTCCCGTAACGAAAACCCCTGGAAGGTCGAAATCTGCAACGCCTGCCACCCCTTCTTTACGGGTCAGCAGAAATTGCTGGATACGGCCGGCCGTGTTGATAAGTTTCGCAAGAAATATCAGAAGTTTGCGACTAAGTAG